The nucleotide sequence ATGCCAATACCCAATAACCACAAGGCAGATAGGAATCATGAAAAAGAAATTTCCGTGGCACGCGCTGGTGTTCGTGGCACCGGCACTGCTGATTTACGCCGTGCTCAGCGCCTTTCCTTTGATTGGCACGCTGTACACCGGTCTATTCACCCAAAGTGATGCAGGGGTCTACAGCTTTGTAGGCCTGCAAAACTACCAAACGATCTTGATGGACCCGCAGTGGTCACACACGTTTTGGAATGCCATGTACAACAACCTGAAGTTCTTCGGGTTCCACATGTTGGTGCAAAACCCGATCGCCTTGTTGCTGGCGGCCCTGTTGTCGCTGCCCAACGTGCGCTTTTCGGCAACGTACCGCACCGTGTTCTTCTTGCCGACATTGTTGTCCGTGGTCATTGTGGGCTTTACATGGCAGCTGATTCTTTCTCCACGCTGGGGCGTGGCCGAAGGCTTCATGAATATGTTGGGCATCGGTCAGTACTTCGCTCCGTGGTTGGGTTTGGAAGAGACTGTTTTGCCGACCTTGTCGCTGATGTCGAACTGGCAGTATGTAGGCATCCCCATGATGCTGATCTATGCGTCCATGATTTCGATTCCCGACGACATCATTGAAGCTGCGTTGGTGGAAGGTGCCTCACCCTGGCGCATCTTTTGGCAGATCCGTTTGCCTCTGATCTTGCCCACACTAGGCCTCACAACCATTTTGACGTTTGTCGGAAACTTCAATGCGTTTGACCTGATTTACGCGGTTAAGGGTGCAGTGGCTGGGCCTAACTACAGTTCCGATATCTTGGGCACCTTGTTCTACCGCACCTTCTTCGGCTTTCAGTCCCAAGTGGCCAACCCCACCATGGGTGCTGCGGTGGCCACGCTGATGTTCCTAGTCATTTTGATGGGTGTGGGTGTGTACTTCGTCGTTATTCAGCGCCGCCTGCAGCGCTATTCCCTGTGAGGCTGTGATGCGAACCCCGAACTCCTACTCTAAGTCCAGCATGTTCAAACGCGTGGCGCCTAGCCGCTTCTTTGTACATGTCACATTGATGGCTTACGCCGTGTTGGCACTGTTTCCTATTCTGTTGGTTTTGGTCAATTCGTTCAAACGTCGGGATGCCATTTTTGACAGTCCCCTGGCCTTGCCGACTGCCGAAACCTTCTCCTTGGTGGGCTACGTCAAAGTGCTGGAACAGGCCAATGTACTGAACTACTTCAGCAACAGTCTGATCGTCACCGTCGTGTCCCTGTTCTTCATTTTGCTGTTTGGTGCCATGGCGGCCTGGGCTTTGTCAGAGTACCGTTTTCCAGGCAACCGTTGGCTGGCGTTGTTCTTCGCGTTCGGCATCATGGTTCCCATTCGCTTGGGCACGGTGAGCATCTTGAAGATCATGGTGGCGGCCGATTTGGTCAATACCCTTACGGCCTTGATCTTGGTCTACATCGCCCAAGGTTTGCCCTTGGCAGTGATGATTTTGTCGGAGTTCATGGCGCAGGTACCCAAGGAACTCAAAGACGCGGCGCGCTGCGACGGCATCAGTGAATACAGCATTTTTTACCACGTGATCTTGCCCTTGATTCGCCCGGCATTGGCCACCGTGGCGGTGTTCACCATGGTGCCTATTTGGAATGACCTGTGGTTCCCCTTGATCCTGGCACCCTCAGACCAGACGGCCACGATCACCTTGGGTGTGCAGCAGTTCGTGGGGCAGTACTCCACCGACTGGAATGGCGTGATGTCCTCGCTCACCTTGGCGATGGTGCCGGTCATCATCTTGTATGCATTGTTCTCCCGTCAACTGATTCGCGGCATCACCGCGGGTGCAGTGAAATAACCTCAGAAAAATCATGGCACGAGTTTCCTTAAAAAACATCTCCAAGTCCTACGGCAAAACCTCGGTTCTGCAAGACATCAACTTGGAAATTGAGCACGGTGAGCTGGTCGTACTGGTTGGCCCTAGCGGCTGCGGCAAGTCGACACTGTTGCGCGTTTTGTGTGGTCTAGAAGATATCAGCAGCGGTGAGTTGCGCATTGGCGATGACATCGTCAATGACTTGCCACCCGCACAGCGCGGCATCGCCATGGTGTTCCAAAGCTATGCGCTGTACCCCCATATGACGGTGTACCGCAACATGGCGTTTGGTTTGAAGATCCAAGGCGAAGACAAAGCCCAAATCGACAAGCGCGTGCGCGATGCTGCCAAGGTTTTGCATATCGACCACTTGCTAGAGCGTTTGCCCCGCGAGTTGTCGGGTGGGCAGCGCCAACGGGTGGCGATTGGGCGCGCGATTGTGCGTGAACCCAAACTGTTTTTGTTTGATGAGCCGTTGTCCAACCTGGATGCGGCATTGCGTGCCAAAACACGCATTGAGCTTGCGCGTCTGCACAAGGACTTGGCTGCCACCATGGTCTATGTGACCCACGACCAAGTAGAGGCCATGACCCTGGGCGACAAAATAGTCGTGCTGCATGAAGGGCGCGTGCAACAAGCGGGCACACCGCTCACGCTGTACCAACAGCCTGCGAATCGTTTTGTCGCAACCTTCATTGGTTCGCCCACCATCAATCTGATGCCAGGGCGAGTGACCGACGTATCGGCGCAAGGTGCGCGTGTGCAACTGGGCAATGGGTGCCGCTTGTTGGCCACGGTAGACACCACGGGTTTGCAAGTGGGAGAGTCTGTTGAAGTGGGCTTGCGCCCCGAGCACTGTGATGTGTTGCCCGCAGGCACCCCTCCGGGCCCTGACGACGCCGCGTTTGACGCAGAGATCACCTTGGTCGAACACTTGGGTGAATCCAATCTGCTGTACCTGAAGACCGATGACGGCCAAGAGCTCATCATCCGGGGTGATGGCAGCGCAGAGGTGCACTTGGGTGACTCCGTCATCGTGCGTGCAGCGCCCGAGGCCTTGTATTTGTTCCGTGCGGACGGAATGGCCTGCCCCCGCCTGCGGCCCGGCAATATGCGATCAGCCAACGCACGATGAGCTTTGAGCCTGCGACATCGGCCTTGCCGGACCATGTCTTGTATCGGGTTGGGGTAGACGGGGGCGGCTCCAGCACCCGTGCGCGCTTGGTGACACGCGACGGCTTGGTCTTGGGTGAAGGGCGTTCAGGTGCCTCTGCCTTAGGCCAAGGCATAGACCAAGCCTGGCGCCATGTGGTGCAAGCGTGGCAAATGGCCATTGAGGCCAGTGATCTGCAGGGGAGAGCGCCG is from Rhodoferax aquaticus and encodes:
- a CDS encoding carbohydrate ABC transporter permease; the encoded protein is MKKKFPWHALVFVAPALLIYAVLSAFPLIGTLYTGLFTQSDAGVYSFVGLQNYQTILMDPQWSHTFWNAMYNNLKFFGFHMLVQNPIALLLAALLSLPNVRFSATYRTVFFLPTLLSVVIVGFTWQLILSPRWGVAEGFMNMLGIGQYFAPWLGLEETVLPTLSLMSNWQYVGIPMMLIYASMISIPDDIIEAALVEGASPWRIFWQIRLPLILPTLGLTTILTFVGNFNAFDLIYAVKGAVAGPNYSSDILGTLFYRTFFGFQSQVANPTMGAAVATLMFLVILMGVGVYFVVIQRRLQRYSL
- a CDS encoding carbohydrate ABC transporter permease, with translation MFKRVAPSRFFVHVTLMAYAVLALFPILLVLVNSFKRRDAIFDSPLALPTAETFSLVGYVKVLEQANVLNYFSNSLIVTVVSLFFILLFGAMAAWALSEYRFPGNRWLALFFAFGIMVPIRLGTVSILKIMVAADLVNTLTALILVYIAQGLPLAVMILSEFMAQVPKELKDAARCDGISEYSIFYHVILPLIRPALATVAVFTMVPIWNDLWFPLILAPSDQTATITLGVQQFVGQYSTDWNGVMSSLTLAMVPVIILYALFSRQLIRGITAGAVK
- a CDS encoding ABC transporter ATP-binding protein, yielding MARVSLKNISKSYGKTSVLQDINLEIEHGELVVLVGPSGCGKSTLLRVLCGLEDISSGELRIGDDIVNDLPPAQRGIAMVFQSYALYPHMTVYRNMAFGLKIQGEDKAQIDKRVRDAAKVLHIDHLLERLPRELSGGQRQRVAIGRAIVREPKLFLFDEPLSNLDAALRAKTRIELARLHKDLAATMVYVTHDQVEAMTLGDKIVVLHEGRVQQAGTPLTLYQQPANRFVATFIGSPTINLMPGRVTDVSAQGARVQLGNGCRLLATVDTTGLQVGESVEVGLRPEHCDVLPAGTPPGPDDAAFDAEITLVEHLGESNLLYLKTDDGQELIIRGDGSAEVHLGDSVIVRAAPEALYLFRADGMACPRLRPGNMRSANAR